One Punica granatum isolate Tunisia-2019 chromosome 3, ASM765513v2, whole genome shotgun sequence genomic window carries:
- the LOC116200564 gene encoding G-type lectin S-receptor-like serine/threonine-protein kinase LECRK2: MVQEKPYRDILCNWENRLSMMTVLSANRDNSAPQGSKVELTRKRILVLNYLGGGEIWAQPATSTRASYAFMLDTGNFVLANEAGSNLWESFGEPTDTIVPSQVLNQGTEVISRYSAMNYSRGRFRLLLQLDGNLSRNGSLAYNITSGTFSSMDLYQRAVLEYDGVFRYSGNRFVHIAGHAKRQLGLSNYKRYEKQDENFCRQVCLSDCLCNVAIFKEGNCWKKRMPFSNGVVDPTVRGKALIKVKINNSTPKIGCPKKKGNGPLVIIGSAILSSSAVFNLILLLLTSLIWFRYFHGKNARTFQLYPVKRFSRMQSFTHKDLTEATGGFNEEMGWGAYGSVYKGVLASNDRRVITVKVLEKITPNGDREFKTEVDTIGWTNQRNLVELIGFCNDGKNHLLVYEFMPNGSLADFRFGGSRLSWFKRIEIACGVARGLFYLHGECSKQIIHCDIKPQNILLDESLTAKISDFGLAKLFKNDQTQTVTAVRGTKGYLAPEWFRNMPISVKVDVYSFGIVLLELICCRKNCEFELNDEAQMILSDWVYNCYHEDKLDLIVEGDEETLGDMSRVRRFVMIAMWCIQEEPSMRPSMKKVTQMLEGVVEVSIPPGPFSFISSILTSYLDICNMMHAIEVKAVSWRMSCLFSCHSNGE, translated from the exons ATGGTACAAGAAAAGCCTTATCGGGACATACTCTGCAACTGGGAGAATCGATTGTCAATGATGACTGTTTTG TCAGCGAACAGGGATAATTCAGCTCCTCAAGGGTCCAAGGTCGAGTTGACCCGGAAAAGGATTTTAGTACTCAATTATCTGGGAGGGGGAGAGATTTGGGCTCAGCCAGCGACAAGTACCAGAGCTTCCTATGCTTTTATGCTAGACACTGGAAACTTTGTCCTAGCGAACGAAGCAGGCTCCAACTTGTGGGAGTCCTTCGGTGAACCTACTGATACCATCGTGCCTTCTCAGGTATTAAATCAAGGGACTGAAGTCATCTCCCGGTATTCCGCCATGAACTACTCGCGCGGGAGATTCCGGCTCCTCTTGCAGCTTGATGGGAATCTCT CAAGGAATGGTTCTTTGGCCTACAACATAACGTCTGGCACGTTCTCGAGCATGGATTTATACCAGAGAGCGGTCCTCGAGTATGATGGAGTGTTCAG GTACAGCGGAAACAGATTTGTTCACATTGCAGGACATGCCAAACGCCAACTGGGGCTATCCAATTACAAGCGTTATGAAAAACAGGATGAGAACTTCTGCAGGCAGGTTTGTTTGAGTGATTGCTTATGCAATGTTGCGATATTTAAAGAGGGCAACTGCTGGAAGAAGAGGATGCCTTTCTCCAATGGAGTGGTAGATCCCACTGTTAGAGGAAAAGCCCTCATCAAGGTGAAGATCAATAACTCTACTCCAAAAATTGGTTGCCCAAAGAAGAAAGGTAACGGGCCATTGGTTATCATCGGATCAGCCATTCTTAGCAGCTCTGCAGTATTTAACCTGATCCTACTTCTCTTAACTTCTCTGATTTGGTTTCGATACTTTCACGGGAAAAATGCTAGAACTTTTCAACTGTACCCGGTAAAGCGGTTCTCTAGAATGCAGAGCTTTACGCACAAGGATCTCACAGAAGCCACTGGTGGGTTCAATGAGGAGATGGGCTGGGGAGCTTATGGGTCGGTATATAAGGGAGTTCTCGCATCTAATGATAGAAGGGTCATCACGGTAAAAGTGTTGGAAAAGATAACTCCAAATGGTGATAGAGAGTTCAAGACCGAAGTGGACACAATTGGATGGACCAATCAAAGGAACCTAGTTGAACTTATTGGGTTCTGCAACGATGGGAAAAACCACCTTTTGGTGTATGAGTTCATGCCTAATGGTTCACTAGCTGACTTTAGGTTTGGAGGTTCGAGGCTGAGCTGGTTCAAGAGAATCGAGATTGCCTGCGGGGTCGCAAGGGGCCTCTTTTACCTCCATGGGGAGTGCAGCAAGCAGATCATCCATTGTGACATAAAGCCACAGAATATCCTCCTTGATGAGTCTCTCACGGCAAAGATTTCCGATTTTGGGTTAGCGAAGCTTTTCAAGAATGACCAAACACAAACTGTGACTGCGGTCAGGGGAACAAAAGGATACCTAGCTCCAGAATGGTTCAGAAACATGCCGATTTCTGTGAAAGTGGATGTTTACAGCTTTGGGATTGTGCTGTTGGAGCTGATTTGCTGCAGGAAAAATTGCGAGTTTGAATTGAATGACGAGGCTCAGATGATACTCTCTGACTGGGTTTACAATTGCTACCATGAAGATAAGCTCGACTTAATTGTAGAGGGAGATGAGGAGACGCTTGGAGACATGAGTAGAGTGCGAAGATTCGTGATGATAGCAATGTGGTGTATCCAGGAAGAACCATCTATGAGGCCGTCTATGAAGAAAGTCACTCAAATGCTCGAAGGGGTGGTTGAGGTCTCCATTCCGCCGGGACCATTCTCATTTATCAGTTCAATCCTAACATCATATCTTGATATCTGTAATATGATGCATGCGATTGAAGTAAAGGCTGTGTCCTGGAGAATGTCATGTTTGTTTTCATGTCATTCAAATGGCGAGTAA
- the LOC116198553 gene encoding G-type lectin S-receptor-like serine/threonine-protein kinase LECRK4 codes for MASLFRGLSRLIPILCILLFPHIAISQTNITVGSFIVAGDDKAPGHWLSPSGDFAFGFSQVENSDSFLLTTWFDKIPEKTSVWLNREIDPVPRGSRLEVTSDRGLVINDHKGGFLWSTGTVVSRVTHGFFEDSGNFGLRDEYFETSWETFDNPTDTILPGQEIRKNGVILISRGSGSNVSGEGRFRLYLKNRTVQLKTVNLPGSYENEPYYSSNGSDASTNPATAVGFNRSTRYIYILRQNGVQSPLNLGIKVVSSQDYYLRATLEFDGVFIQYSYPKNVSAGKRKWSAIWLVPDNICVGNLTTKGSGVCGYNRICKLGVNKRPKCQCPRGFSLLNQSDEYTGCIPNFSQGCRVVDPSSSQDEFVLDEVANINWPTSDYERLQPFGEDDCKDSCLRDCMCAVAIFGGDMCWKKKLPLSNGRYEFNTSSKAFVKMRKYGSEPQSPGSPSSGSNDDNALIIAGSVLLGSSVFLNFMLMGAVGLGFFLIYQKKLSRIFMDESGLDVNIRCFKYRELEDATNGFKEELGRGSFGIVYRGDIEVGNGSNSRTEVAIKKLDRLFQESEREFKTEVLVIGQTHHKNLVRLLGYCNEGQNRLLVYEYLSNGTLACFLFGDEMKPSWEQRVQIAVDVGKGLLYLHEECSTQIIHCDIKPQNILLDENYGAKISDFGLAKLLLLSQTHTNTAIRGTRGYVAPEWFRNSPITVKVDVYSFGVLLLEILCCRRSVDIEIGGEDKMILADWAYDCYREKTIDALVENDEEALSDFKRLERFVMVAIWCIQEDPSLRPTMKKVMLMLEGIIQVSIPPCPFPFSTISTV; via the coding sequence ATGGCTTCTTTGTTTCGTGGGCTTAGCCGCCTAATTCCCATACTTTGCATCCTCCTCTTTCCACACATTGCCATTTCTCAAACCAACATAACTGTGGGCAGCTTCATTGTCGCCGGTGACGATAAAGCCCCAGGCCACTGGCTCTCTCCTTCCGGGGATTTCGCTTTTGGGTTCAGCCAAGTCGAGAACAGCGACTCTTTCCTGCTAACTACGTGGTTCGACAAGATCCCAGAAAAGACGAGCGTTTGGCTTAACAGGGAAATCGACCCCGTTCCCAGGGGATCGAGATTGGAGGTCACCTCCGACCGGGGGCTGGTCATAAACGACCACAAGGGAGGTTTCCTGTGGAGTACTGGTACCGTAGTGAGCAGAGTCACCCATGGGTTCTTTGAGGATTCAGGGAACTTCGGCCTCAGGGATGAATACTTCGAGACAAGTTGGGAGACTTTTGACAATCCAACGGACACTATATTGCCCGGTCAAGAGATTAGGAAGAATGGAGTCATACTGATTTCTCGGGGATCGGGTTCCAATGTTAGCGGAGAAGGAAGGTTTCGGCTCTATCTAAAGAACCGAACTGTCCAACTAAAGACTGTGAACTTGCCTGGCAGCTACGAAAATGAGCCTTATTACAGCAGCAATGGCTCAGATGCTTCAACCAATCCTGCAACGGCAGTCGGGTTCAATCGTTCAAccagatacatatatattcttcgCCAAAATGGAGTGCAATCGCCCCTGAATCTGGGGATCAAAGTGGTATCCAGCCAAGACTACTACCTGAGAGCGACTCTCGAGTTTGATGGAGTTTTCATTCAATACTCTTATCCGAAGAACGTATCAGCAGGCAAGAGGAAGTGGTCAGCTATTTGGCTGGTGCCTGATAATATATGCGTTGGTAACCTCACGACCAAAGGAAGCGGTGTTTGCGGGTATAACAGGATCTGCAAACTCGGAGTCAACAAGAGGCCGAAATGTCAGTGCCCAAGAGGGTTTTCTCTTCTCAACCAAAGTGATGAGTATACAGGCTGCATACCCAATTTTTCCCAGGGCTGCAGAGTCGTTGACCCGAGTTCATCACAGGATGAGTTTGTGCTTGATGAAGTGGCTAACATTAATTGGCCAACTTCTGACTATGAGCGTCTGCAGCCTTTCGGTGAGGATGACTGCAAGGACTCGTGCTTAAGGGACTGTATGTGTGCTGTTGCAATATTTGGAGGCGACATGTgttggaagaagaagctgcCTCTGTCAAATGGAAGGTATGAATTCAATACCAGCAGTAAGGCCTTCGTTAAGATGAGGAAGTATGGTTCTGAACCTCAGAGTCCAGGCTCTCCCAGCTCGGGTTCGAACGACGACAATGCTCTGATAATTGCAGGGTCCGTTCTTCTAGGAAGTTCAGTGTTTCTGAACTTTATGTTGATGGGTGCGGTTGGGCTTGGTTTCTTTCTTATCTACCAGAAGAAATTGAGCAGAATTTTTATGGATGAGAGCGGTTTGGATGTAAACATTCGATGCTTTAAGTACAGAGAGCTTGAAGATGCCACAAATGGTTTCAAGGAAGAACTTGGTAGGGGATCATTTGGAATAGTCTATAGGGGTGATATTGAGGTGGGCAATGGTTCTAATTCCAGAACTGAAGTCGCAATCAAGAAATTAGACCGGCTGTTCCAGGAAAGCGAGAGGGAGTTCAAGACCGAAGTGCTCGTAATTGGGCAAACACACCACAAGAATCTCGTCCGACTTCTTGGGTATTGCAACGAGGGGCAGAACCGTCTTCTGGTCTATGAGTACCTGAGTAACGGGACCTTGGCTTGCTTCCTCTTTGGGGATGAGATGAAGCCTAGTTGGGAACAGAGGGTCCAAATCGCGGTGGACGTCGGGAAGGGGCTCTTGTACCTTCACGAAGAATGCAGCACGCAGATCATCCACTGCGACATAAAGCCTCAGAACATCCTACTTGATGAGAACTATGGTgccaaaatttcagatttcgGGCTTGCCAAGCTCTTATTATTAAGCCAAACCCACACGAACACTGCCATAAGAGGAACTCGAGGCTATGTCGCTCCCGAGTGGTTCAGGAACTCGCCCATCACAGTTAAAGTTGATGTGTACAGCTTTGGCGTTCTCCTACTTGAGATTCTTTGCTGCAGGAGGAGCGTGGATATTGAGATTGGAGGGGAAGATAAAATGATATTGGCGGACTGGGCCTACGATTGCTATAGAGAGAAGACGATTGACGCTCTCGTGGAGAACGATGAGGAGGCATTAAGTGATTTCAAGAGGCTCGAGAGGTTCGTGATGGTGGCGATCTGGTGCATCCAGGAAGACCCTTCTCTCAGGCCGACTATGAAGAAGGTCATGCTGATGCTAGAAGGGATAATTCAAGTCTCTATTCCCCCATGTCCGTTCCCATTCAGCACAATAAGTACAGTGTAG
- the LOC116200565 gene encoding uncharacterized protein LOC116200565, whose translation MVAAGQINQKQIGQTENCDMGEEDDVEESKDPIFDGEEVVDEEVVTGDTRKILVVRRSRLAPKVADDNWLRHNIFQSTCTVLGKVCRFVIDAGSCENIVSIETVQKLGLKTDKHPKPYKLAWLKKGGEVTISQRTLVSFSIGVKYKDVVWCSVVAMDACHLLLERPWQYDCRVIHDGWTNSYNFVFENVKIVLMPSRETEKPTSMGGETKLLSLARFEEELDESQLVYVLIGNEVGAEVTIPTAAASIVAEFIDVFPDELPDGLPPLRDIQHQIVPELRAALPNRPHYRMSPGEHEELRSGATVFTKLDLKSGYHHIRIRPGDEWKTAFKIRERLYEWMVMPFGLSNTPSTFMRVMSQALRSFIGKCVVVYFDDILIYSANKAEHLQHLRAALCVLRREKFYVALKKYVFLALKVLFLGYVASGDGLKVDESKIEVVKQWPQPKTITEVRSFHGLASFYRCFIPHFNTIMAPITDCMKGGKFVWTEEAEKAFQLIKMHLETSPILVLHDFAQPFELHSDASKVGIRAVLSQNNRLVAYI comes from the exons ATGGTGGCAGCAGGTCAAATTAACCAGAAGCAAATTGGGCAAACCGAAAATTGTGACAtgggagaagaagatgatgtggAGGAATCCAAAGATCCTATATTTGATGGTGAAGAGGTCGTCGACGAAGAAGTAGTGACTGGTGACACAAGAAAGATATTGGTTGTTAGGCGTTCACGCTTAGCGCCTAAGGTTGCTGACGACAATTGGCTAAGGCACAACATTTTTCAATCCACGTGCACTGTTCTTGGAAAGGTTTGTCGTTTCGTTATTGATGCTGGCAGCTGTGAGAATATTGTGTCTATAGAGACAGTGCAAAAATTGGGCCTCAAAACGGATAAGCATCCTAAGCCTTATAAACTAGCTTGGCTGAAAAAAGGGGGCGAGGTAACCATATCACAACGTACATTGGTTTCTTTCTCTATTGGCGTGAAATATAAGGATGTTGTGTGGTGTAGTGTGGTGGCGATGGATGCGTGTCATTTATTATTAGAGAGGCCTTGGCAGTATGACTGCCGTGTAATTCATGACGGGTGGACTAACTCATACAATTTTGTGTTTGAGAATGTAAAGATTGTGCTAATGCCCAGCAGAGAGACGGAGAAACCGACATCTATGGGTGGAGAAACGAAGCTCTTGTCATTGGCTAGGTTCGAAGAAGAGTTGGACGAGTCACAATTGGTTTATGTGCTAATTGGAAATGAGGTGGGCGCTGAGGTGACAATCCCGACCGCAGCCGCATCCATAGTGGCTGAGTTTATTGATGTCTTCCCCGATGAGCTTCCTGACGGTTTACCACCGTTGCGTGATATTCAGCACCAAATTGTTCCGGAGTTAAGAGCAGCACTGCCAAATAGACCCCATTACCGGATGAGTCCTGGTGAGCATGAGGAGTTGAGGAG CGGTGCAACAGTGTTTACCAAATTGGATTTGAAGAGTGGATACCATCATATTCGCATAAGGCCCGGCGACGAGTGGAAGACAGCCTTCAAGATACGCGAGAGGTTATACGAGTGGATGGTGATGCCTTTTGGATTGTCTAACACACCAAGCACCTTTATGCGTGTAATGAGCCAGGCCTTGCGATCATTCATTGGTAAGTGTGTTGTCGTTTATTTCGATGATATTCTGATTTATAGTGCTAACAAAGCAGAGCATCTCCAGCATCTACGGGCAGCTCTGTGTGTTCTTCGCAGGGAGAAATTCTATGTTGCTCTTAAGAAGTATGTATTCTTGGCATTGAAGGTCTTATTCCTTGGATATGTGGCCTCCGGCGACGGATTGAAAGTAGATGAGTCCAAGATCGAAGTGGTAAAGCAATGGCCGCAACCGAAGACAATTACTGAAGTTCGCAGTTTCCATGGACTTGCTTCCTTCTATAGGTGTTTCATCCCTCACTTTAACACCATTATGGCACCTATAACAGATTGTATGAAGGGTGGAAAGTTCGTGTGGACGGAAGAAGCGGAGAAGGCATTCCAGCTTATCAAGATGCATCTTGAAACTTCTCCAATATTAGTCTTGCATGATTTTGCCCAACCCTTTGAGTTACACAGTGATGCTTCTAAAGTGGGCATTAGAGCAGTTTTAAGCCAAAACAACAGGCTGGTCGCATATATTTAG